From Bacteroidota bacterium, the proteins below share one genomic window:
- a CDS encoding BamA/TamA family outer membrane protein produces the protein MPADKYLLSQNIIKSDTTILEKDKILSLVKQQPNRLILGFLPFHLTVYNIGNTGKPNRFKNWLKSIGEEPAVLDPLLTNRSRNQINLLLLQNGFFNSNVTDSTSYHKRRARVYYSINYGDAYRLRKVDFSTRDTALQQYIELIRTTTLLKPETRYDEELFEEERERITSELKDRGFYQFSKNYISFSADTTVGAHRVDLYVYINRINENVDPALTNEGPKRSHAVYFLRNIYIQTDYDPKNPNAAAPVDTQLVNGYYLLGNHPQHFIRDQTLLDCIFVKSGDRYLQRDFDYSYRRLQSLNVFKFVNMLFREVPDDSSGRRQLDVIIQLTPLDKQDFTLETEATHTGGNLGIAGSFGYRNKNVFRGAEVFEFRIKGALEALPNFSDSLETKRLLFFNTYEIGPEVSLSFKKFLLPGFITRGTSRYFNPRSTLTTGFNYQDRPDFRRSILNLSFGYQWRGSTTQRFSVFPFELNSVYVKPSLGFQARLDSLQDPRLRYSYENHLITAARFSWLYTDQEIRPNQSFWFLRANFEMSGLVMRGIAPLFNWERNEEGSYVFSGIKFSQYIKPDVDVSYHHILNKNNTLVYRVATGIGLPYGNSRALPFEKSFFAGGASSVRAWSARTLGPGSYNESLNIEQSGDFKFEANVEYRSFLLQLFGSTILEGAAFVDAGNVWTRNEDASRPGSQFRISTFARELGIGGGLGMRFNFSFFILRLDMAVKLHDPSLDLSERWVYPNQKFVIGDIVPNLAIGYPF, from the coding sequence GTGCCTGCCGATAAATACCTGCTCTCCCAGAATATCATCAAGTCGGATACGACGATCCTGGAGAAAGATAAGATCCTCTCGCTGGTCAAGCAGCAACCGAACCGGCTGATCCTTGGATTCCTGCCGTTTCACCTGACGGTTTACAATATCGGCAACACCGGGAAGCCGAACCGTTTCAAGAACTGGCTGAAAAGCATCGGAGAAGAACCTGCTGTGCTCGATCCGCTGCTGACCAATCGTTCCAGGAACCAGATCAACCTCTTGCTGCTGCAAAACGGTTTCTTCAATTCCAACGTCACCGATTCCACCAGTTACCACAAGCGCAGGGCCCGGGTCTATTATTCGATCAATTATGGTGACGCCTATCGCCTGCGGAAAGTCGATTTCTCGACACGCGATACGGCCTTGCAGCAATACATCGAGTTGATCCGAACCACCACCCTGTTGAAGCCCGAGACACGTTACGACGAAGAACTGTTCGAAGAGGAACGGGAACGCATCACCTCCGAGTTGAAGGACCGCGGTTTCTACCAGTTCAGCAAGAATTACATCTCCTTCAGTGCAGACACGACGGTTGGCGCGCACAGGGTCGATCTGTACGTGTACATCAACCGGATCAACGAAAACGTGGATCCGGCGCTGACGAACGAAGGACCGAAACGCTCACACGCGGTCTATTTCCTGCGGAACATTTACATACAAACCGACTACGATCCGAAGAATCCAAACGCGGCCGCTCCGGTCGATACGCAATTGGTCAATGGCTATTACCTGTTGGGCAATCATCCGCAGCACTTCATCCGCGACCAGACCCTGCTCGATTGCATCTTCGTAAAAAGCGGCGATCGCTACCTGCAACGCGACTTCGATTACTCCTATCGCCGTTTACAATCGTTGAACGTGTTCAAGTTCGTGAACATGCTATTCCGTGAAGTCCCCGACGACAGTTCCGGTCGTCGTCAACTCGATGTGATCATCCAGCTGACTCCGCTTGACAAGCAGGACTTCACGCTCGAAACGGAGGCGACGCATACCGGAGGTAACCTGGGAATTGCGGGATCCTTCGGTTACCGGAACAAGAACGTATTCCGCGGAGCCGAAGTGTTTGAATTCCGGATAAAGGGCGCGCTCGAAGCCCTTCCCAACTTCTCCGACAGTCTCGAAACCAAGCGACTCCTGTTCTTCAACACCTACGAGATCGGACCGGAAGTGTCCTTGTCGTTTAAGAAATTCCTGCTCCCGGGATTCATCACCCGTGGAACTTCGCGTTACTTCAATCCCAGGTCCACGCTTACAACCGGCTTCAATTACCAGGACCGTCCCGACTTCCGCCGGTCCATTCTTAACCTCTCCTTTGGCTATCAATGGCGCGGATCAACAACACAACGGTTCTCCGTTTTTCCGTTCGAACTGAACTCCGTTTATGTAAAACCGAGTCTGGGTTTCCAGGCTCGACTCGACAGCCTGCAGGACCCGCGCTTACGGTACAGCTACGAAAATCACCTCATCACCGCCGCGCGCTTTTCCTGGTTGTACACCGACCAGGAGATCCGGCCCAACCAGAGTTTTTGGTTCCTGCGTGCGAACTTTGAAATGTCGGGGCTGGTCATGCGCGGCATCGCGCCCTTGTTCAACTGGGAACGGAACGAAGAAGGCAGCTATGTATTTTCCGGCATCAAGTTTTCGCAGTACATCAAGCCGGATGTGGATGTGAGTTACCACCACATCCTCAACAAGAACAACACCCTCGTTTACCGCGTTGCAACCGGCATCGGCTTGCCGTACGGGAATTCCCGGGCGTTGCCGTTTGAAAAAAGCTTCTTCGCCGGCGGCGCCAGCAGCGTCAGAGCCTGGAGCGCGCGTACACTGGGTCCGGGCTCTTACAATGAATCGCTCAACATCGAACAGAGCGGTGATTTCAAGTTCGAAGCCAATGTCGAGTACCGCTCCTTCCTCCTCCAACTCTTCGGCTCCACCATATTAGAAGGTGCGGCATTCGTCGATGCCGGCAACGTCTGGACCCGAAACGAAGACGCGAGCCGGCCGGGGTCGCAGTTCCGCATCTCCACCTTCGCACGCGAGCTCGGCATCGGCGGCGGATTGGGCATGCGCTTCAACTTCTCCTTCTTCATCCTCCGCCTCGACATGGCCGTCAAACTGCACGATCCATCCCTCGACCTGTCCGAACGCTGGGTCTATCCCAACCAAAAATTCGTCATCGGCGACATTGTTCCGAACCTGGCGATCGGGTACCCCTTTTAA